One window from the genome of Dermacentor silvarum isolate Dsil-2018 chromosome 7, BIME_Dsil_1.4, whole genome shotgun sequence encodes:
- the LOC125947175 gene encoding uncharacterized protein LOC125947175, giving the protein MMNAAVDRASENELLISLVRGHRSLWDQASQDYRNASLRNASWIAVAKGLGLSGTNDEVLKISRRWRNLRDTFAKKLRDSRKKSGAAAGEPTSTWKNFDDMLFLRDILEPRQTTTNMEIFRDDSAEEILSQYSESPSEILLPMVEGRHTDTTHTNTINSLPSTPSGLSGSPLFPMPPSWTRVSCLDKKTFDYAYKEELVAAAEYNRKASGVQSIVLWELAKQSTATSAPSLDFPLPNADSHYILHLSRK; this is encoded by the exons ATGATGAACGCCGCCGTAGATCGAGCTAGCGAGAATGAATTGCTCATTTCGTTAGTCCGCGGCCATCGCTCGTTGTGGGATCAAGCAAGCCAAGACTATAGGAATGCATCACTTCGCAACGCAAGCTGGATTGCCGTCGCCAAGGGCCTAGGCCTATCGGGGACGAACG ACGAAGTCCTCAAAATTAGCAGGAGATGGAGGAATCTGCGAGATACTTTTGCAAAAAAGCTCCGGGACTCAAGAAAGAAGAGTGGTGCAGCCGCTGGAGAGCCGACGTCAACATGGAAGAATTTTGACGATATGCTTTTTCTGCGAGACATTCTGGAGCCGCGACA AACGACCACGAACATGGAGATCTTTAGGGATGACTCTGCGGAAGAAATCCTCAGCCAATATTCCGAAAGCCCATCGGAAATACTTCTGCCCATGGTTGAAGGACGTCACACAGACACGACACACACAAACACTATCAATTCTCTCCCTTCTACCCCTAGTGGTCTTTCAGGCTCT CCTTTGTTCCCAATGCCTCCCAGTTGGACTCGTGTTAGCTGCCTTGACAAGAAAACATTCGACTACGCTTACAAGGAAGAACTTGTGGCAGCGGCCGAATACAACCGAAAGGCATCCGGTGTCCAGAGCATTGTTCTTTGGGAGCTTGCAAAGCAATCGACGGCAACGAGTGCCCCAAGTCTGGACTTTCCTCTACCGAATGCCGACAGTCACTACATCTTGCATCTCAGCAGAAAATGA